The following proteins come from a genomic window of Methanocella conradii HZ254:
- a CDS encoding eL24 family ribosomal protein produces MRSNAIEGMRCKVCGRFLPKECVTATVGGKTLKFCCEACKDKFLKEEASRRK; encoded by the coding sequence ATGAGGTCGAACGCTATAGAGGGCATGCGATGTAAAGTGTGCGGGCGATTCTTGCCGAAGGAATGTGTAACGGCTACGGTCGGCGGCAAGACTTTAAAGTTCTGCTGCGAGGCCTGTAAAGATAAATTCTTGAAAGAAGAGGCGAGCAGACGGAAATGA
- a CDS encoding DUF1259 domain-containing protein produces MQLKLSYLAYTLIAIAFISLLFGFSQATKPGQHSVGSYWGPVEKAIGKSGTMLPGGVFKVDLTRGDVAVAVGGVRLKPVMATDSWVSFMRMGDEAMMMGDIVLTSEEVGPVQAKLSAEGIDITAIHNTLIGESPRLYDLHIGGRGDPAMLATKVRIALDTARISSAGESPRPERPAPAVGQLDRAMGSEYTLEDGVYMFSIPRAERITVDGMEMPPSMDVATMIKLQPLGDGNVAATGDFLLRPDEVQPVIRALNENGIEVTALHSHMLVEEPRLFMLHFWAMGDENRLANGLRLALNNTNSIPIKAGLAYR; encoded by the coding sequence ATGCAGTTGAAGCTCTCTTATTTAGCATATACATTAATTGCCATTGCCTTTATATCGCTCTTATTCGGCTTTTCTCAAGCCACTAAACCGGGCCAGCATAGCGTAGGCTCATATTGGGGGCCGGTTGAAAAGGCTATCGGTAAAAGCGGGACAATGCTGCCGGGAGGCGTATTCAAGGTCGACCTGACGAGGGGCGACGTGGCAGTAGCTGTCGGAGGCGTGCGATTAAAGCCCGTCATGGCCACGGACTCATGGGTCTCGTTCATGCGCATGGGCGACGAAGCGATGATGATGGGGGACATCGTGCTAACCTCTGAAGAGGTGGGTCCGGTACAGGCTAAGCTCAGCGCCGAAGGCATAGACATTACGGCTATCCACAACACGCTCATCGGCGAGTCTCCCCGGCTCTATGACCTTCATATCGGCGGGCGTGGAGACCCCGCCATGCTGGCGACAAAGGTACGCATAGCGCTCGATACGGCACGAATATCTTCGGCTGGCGAGAGTCCCCGGCCCGAACGGCCCGCCCCGGCTGTCGGGCAGCTCGACAGGGCCATGGGCTCCGAATATACGCTGGAAGATGGCGTATACATGTTCAGCATCCCTAGGGCAGAACGGATAACCGTCGATGGCATGGAAATGCCGCCCTCAATGGACGTGGCCACCATGATAAAACTTCAGCCGCTTGGCGATGGAAATGTGGCAGCCACCGGCGACTTCTTATTAAGGCCGGACGAGGTCCAGCCCGTGATACGTGCGCTAAACGAGAACGGCATCGAAGTGACGGCTCTCCATTCGCATATGCTGGTGGAGGAACCCCGCTTATTCATGCTTCATTTCTGGGCTATGGGGGATGAAAACCGGTTAGCAAATGGGCTCAGGCTGGCCCTTAATAATACTAATAGCATCCCCATTAAAGCTGGCCTGGCTTATCGGTAA
- a CDS encoding cytochrome c biogenesis CcdA family protein, which yields MTVTFDPSIPGVFIFGLLAGICPCNSVLCLGLIGYLTSGETRLSPLNVFRLVVAFSIGTVLVLLPLGIIAGLIGKYILFLNSTIAWSLGGVLMILMGLQLLHVYKPPIKIIFNFFKLPSSYTVLGAFLLGLSFGAITVGRGAPMLIIVLTYIALYQAPLQGLLTMLIYAVGMSIPLIVISSIGGAIGKKIKEIARVGGDVADRVTGALIMMIGIYFLYLAFA from the coding sequence ATGACGGTTACTTTTGACCCTTCCATCCCCGGCGTTTTCATCTTCGGGCTGCTCGCCGGCATCTGCCCGTGCAATAGCGTCCTATGCCTGGGATTGATTGGCTATCTAACCAGCGGAGAGACGAGGCTGTCGCCTCTTAATGTCTTCAGGCTGGTGGTCGCCTTTTCCATCGGCACGGTGCTCGTGCTGTTGCCGCTCGGCATCATTGCCGGGCTCATCGGCAAATACATATTATTTTTAAACAGTACCATTGCATGGTCCCTTGGAGGCGTCTTGATGATATTAATGGGACTCCAACTGCTACACGTCTATAAGCCTCCGATAAAAATCATTTTTAATTTTTTTAAGCTGCCTTCTTCCTATACCGTTTTGGGCGCATTCTTATTGGGGCTGTCTTTTGGCGCCATAACGGTGGGGCGTGGCGCCCCCATGCTCATCATCGTATTAACGTATATCGCGTTATATCAGGCCCCTCTCCAGGGATTGTTGACCATGCTCATCTATGCGGTGGGGATGAGCATCCCGCTAATAGTTATCAGCTCGATAGGCGGGGCCATAGGCAAAAAGATAAAAGAGATAGCCAGGGTGGGAGGCGACGTCGCCGACCGGGTCACAGGAGCGCTGATCATGATGATAGGCATTTATTTCCTATACCTGGCCTTTGCTTAA
- a CDS encoding ABC transporter ATP-binding protein: MIKFSHFTYRYPTQAEPTLIDISLEIKKGEFLLITGRSGAGKTTLCRAMFGALHHDIGGEFSGTLTLKGMDVSGLSIGQIGSFMGVVFDDPDSQLFMPQVEDEIKFSLQARSLPSSQKDIEKALARVGIAHLIKRPTHEISGGEKQKVAIAAALAVDPEIFLFDEPTSQLDPQSTLEIYAILEELKAEGKTIILIEQKIEDIVDKVDRIAVVDAGRIVACGSPREAFKSRELYETMPYPCVSRLAVELKADDMLLSLDEGRRFLKSRGIKLKPASGDRSADGEGSKPILEVKDLWFGYDGRDVLRGISFDVRAGEVVAVLGRNGSGKTTLLKNLIGLLKPRGHGMVLLNGLDVKGLKVEEAARIAGFLFQNPDNMLFADTVMEEVMFSPVNLGLPDSAGRSVRALEEVGLLHKKDEYPRYLGNGEKLRLCVASILAMGPRLIVLDEPTTGLDDNECARLMEVVLKMKAEGVGIIMATHDMNLVARYADRVIVIADGRIFRQGRPAEVLRDSAALSAASLKSPPIVELSSEVGRVCLTVEEFLEAMV; this comes from the coding sequence ATGATAAAGTTCAGCCACTTCACTTATCGGTATCCGACGCAGGCCGAACCCACCCTCATAGACATCTCGCTCGAGATTAAGAAAGGGGAGTTTTTGTTGATAACGGGGCGTTCAGGTGCCGGCAAAACAACGCTATGCAGGGCAATGTTCGGCGCCCTTCACCACGACATTGGAGGTGAGTTCAGCGGCACGCTAACGTTAAAGGGCATGGACGTATCAGGGCTGAGCATCGGCCAGATCGGCTCTTTCATGGGAGTGGTGTTTGACGACCCTGACTCACAGCTATTCATGCCCCAGGTCGAGGATGAGATAAAGTTCAGCCTCCAGGCAAGGAGCCTGCCGTCCAGCCAGAAGGATATCGAGAAAGCGCTGGCCCGCGTCGGCATCGCCCATTTAATTAAGCGGCCGACCCATGAGATATCAGGCGGTGAGAAGCAGAAGGTGGCCATAGCGGCTGCGCTCGCCGTAGACCCTGAAATATTTCTTTTTGACGAGCCTACTTCTCAGCTAGACCCCCAAAGCACTCTCGAAATATACGCCATCCTGGAGGAATTAAAGGCTGAAGGCAAGACCATAATTCTAATAGAGCAGAAGATAGAGGACATCGTCGATAAGGTTGACCGCATCGCCGTGGTCGACGCCGGGAGGATTGTCGCGTGCGGCAGCCCGCGGGAAGCCTTTAAGAGCCGTGAGCTATACGAGACGATGCCTTACCCTTGCGTGTCCAGGCTGGCCGTGGAATTGAAGGCGGATGACATGCTCCTTAGCCTGGATGAAGGGAGGCGGTTTTTAAAGTCCAGGGGCATCAAGTTGAAGCCGGCATCGGGCGATAGGAGTGCTGATGGCGAAGGCTCGAAGCCCATCCTTGAGGTAAAGGATTTATGGTTTGGCTATGATGGGCGCGACGTGCTAAGGGGCATCTCTTTTGATGTCAGGGCGGGCGAGGTAGTGGCCGTATTGGGCCGTAACGGGTCGGGCAAGACGACGCTTTTAAAGAACCTCATAGGGCTTCTTAAGCCCCGCGGCCATGGCATGGTACTGTTGAACGGCCTGGACGTAAAGGGCCTTAAGGTGGAAGAGGCAGCTCGAATCGCCGGGTTCCTGTTCCAGAACCCGGACAACATGCTATTCGCCGATACTGTCATGGAGGAGGTCATGTTTAGCCCTGTGAATCTTGGGCTGCCGGATAGCGCCGGGAGAAGCGTCAGGGCTCTTGAAGAGGTGGGCCTTTTACATAAAAAGGATGAGTATCCCAGGTACCTGGGGAATGGCGAAAAGCTGAGGCTTTGTGTCGCTTCTATACTGGCCATGGGCCCCCGCCTAATAGTTTTGGATGAGCCTACGACGGGGCTGGACGACAACGAGTGCGCCCGGCTCATGGAGGTTGTCTTGAAGATGAAGGCGGAGGGCGTCGGCATCATCATGGCCACCCACGACATGAACCTGGTAGCCCGCTATGCTGACAGGGTCATCGTGATAGCGGACGGCCGGATATTCAGGCAGGGCCGCCCTGCCGAGGTGCTCAGGGACTCGGCAGCGCTGAGCGCCGCATCCTTAAAGTCCCCTCCCATAGTCGAGCTTTCGAGCGAAGTGGGCCGGGTTTGCTTGACTGTTGAAGAGTTCCTGGAGGCGATGGTTTGA
- a CDS encoding energy-coupling factor transporter transmembrane component T family protein, producing the protein MSEVFQYIDRDTFIHRLNPLTKIVFCVVVILAGILCNDPHVLLFLLALPLAGLLISGMSRDVVQQAKMLSLVFAFLMVLTMLTVRSGEAYAFNGITLFTYDGLALGIIISLRLAAMFFAFMLLVNTTRPSDLVNTLVSRLYFPVDYALMLMITLRFIPTLQIEARKIRDAQAARGFNVRGIKNISKSIRPTITPLLSNSIGRAGSLGHIIELRGYHSGSKIKFTVIPLHGIDFVLIGLMLAGLAAYTIHALNFI; encoded by the coding sequence TTGAGCGAGGTATTTCAGTATATAGACCGTGACACGTTCATACACCGTCTGAACCCGTTGACGAAGATCGTCTTCTGCGTAGTGGTCATTCTGGCCGGTATCCTGTGTAACGATCCGCATGTATTATTATTTTTATTGGCCCTTCCGCTGGCGGGCTTGCTTATATCGGGCATGTCACGGGATGTCGTGCAACAGGCTAAGATGCTATCGCTTGTGTTCGCATTTCTCATGGTATTGACAATGCTAACCGTCAGGAGCGGCGAAGCTTACGCTTTCAATGGCATTACGCTGTTCACCTACGATGGCCTCGCCCTGGGCATTATCATATCGCTAAGGCTTGCCGCAATGTTCTTCGCCTTCATGCTGCTCGTTAACACTACGAGGCCGTCTGACCTTGTGAACACGCTCGTGAGCAGGCTTTATTTTCCCGTGGATTATGCCCTGATGCTCATGATCACGCTGCGCTTCATACCGACGCTGCAGATTGAAGCCCGTAAGATAAGGGATGCTCAGGCCGCCAGAGGCTTCAACGTGAGGGGCATAAAGAACATCTCGAAGAGCATCAGGCCGACCATCACGCCGCTGCTCTCGAACTCCATCGGAAGGGCGGGCAGCCTCGGGCACATCATCGAGCTAAGGGGCTACCACAGTGGCTCGAAGATCAAGTTTACCGTGATACCCCTGCATGGCATCGATTTCGTGCTTATCGGCCTGATGCTCGCCGGGCTGGCCGCGTACACGATACATGCTTTAAATTTTATATAA